Proteins encoded within one genomic window of Anastrepha ludens isolate Willacy chromosome 4, idAnaLude1.1, whole genome shotgun sequence:
- the LOC128862295 gene encoding nitrilase and fragile histidine triad fusion protein NitFhit → MSCHRQLFEFVVGKVTKHHFLWNNLSIRMSSNQSSKVIAIGQMCATNNKADNMRQVEELFAKAKMQCATFLFLPECCDFVGEHRKQTLELSEPLDGATMNKYKELAKTHRMWLSLGGIHESILDENKCKTEKIYNTHVLLNDIGEVVSFYRKLHLFDVETEEMRFRESDVVNPGTHMVPPVNTPIGLLGMQICYDLRFGEASSLLRKSGAQVLTYPSAFAYSTGKAHWEILLRARAIENQCYVIAAAQIGAHNSKRTSWGHGLIVDPWGKVLANCENENLAVATAEIDLNKNASVRRNMPVLHHKRNDVYSLTAFGMGIIDITQDWKFAKNTIRKETIFYETEHCFAFTNLRCVVKGHVLVSTKREMKRLDNLLCHEMCDLFCTVCKIQRMLEDFYGTTSATVTVQDGPDAGQTVPHVHFHIMPRRPGDFSENDHIYTRMDDRCLDQPDRSIEDRIAEAQKYRDFIKRQY, encoded by the coding sequence ATGTCTTGCCATCGACAATTGTTTGAATTTGTGGTTGGAAAAGTAACCAAACACCATTTTCTTTGGAACAACCTTTCGATAAGAATGTCTTCAAATCAATCATCCAAGGTTATCGCTATTGGGCAGATGTGTGCCACAAACAACAAAGCTGACAATATGCGGCAAGTTGAAGAATTATTTGCAAAAGCAAAAATGCAGTGTGCAACATTCTTATTCTTGCCGGAATGCTGCGACTTCGTCGGGGAGCATCGTAAGCAAACACTGGAGTTGTCAGAACCTTTGGACGGTGCTactatgaataaatataaagaGTTGGCTAAAACTCATAGAATGTGGTTATCCTTGGGTGGTATACATGAATCCATACTCgatgaaaataaatgtaaaacggAAAAAATATACAACACGCATGTGTTGCTTAACGATATTGGTGAGGTGGTAAGCTTTTATCGCAAACTGCATCTCTTTGATGTTGAAACAGAGGAAATGCGTTTTCGGGAATCTGATGTCGTTAATCCAGGCACGCATATGGTCCCCCCTGTAAACACACCCATCGGCTTGTTGGGAATGCAAATATGTTACGATTTACGTTTTGGTGAGGCTAGTTCTCTTTTACGAAAGTCTGGAGCGCAAGTACTTACATATCCCTCAGCATTCGCCTACTCAACAGGCAAAGCACATTGGGAAATTCTTTTACGCGCACGAGCTATTGAAAACCAATGTTATGTCATCGCTGCCGCTCAAATTGGTGCACACAACTCTAAACGCACCAGTTGGGGCCACGGTTTAATAGTAGATCCTTGGGGCAAAGTGCTGGCCAATTGCGAAAATGAAAACTTGGCTGTAGCAACGGCGGAAATTGATCTGAACAAAAATGCTTCTGTTCGAAGAAATATGCCAGTACTTCACCATAAGCGCAATGATGTGTACTCATTAACAGCCTTTGGCATGGGAATTATAGATATTACTCAGGATTGGAAATTTGCCAAAAATACCATACGAAAAGAAACCATTTTCTACGAAACAGAACACTGCTTCGCATTTACTAATTTGCGTTGTGTAGTGAAGGGTCATGTTTTGGTTTCCACAAAGCGAGAGATGAAACGCCTAGACAATTTGTTGTGCCACGAAATGTGTGATCTGTTTTGTACGGTTTGTAAAATACAGCGTATGCTAGAAGATTTCTATGGAACAACCTCAGCAACAGTAACAGTTCAAGATGGACCGGATGCCGGTCAAACAGTGCCGCATGTGCATTTCCACATAATGCCTCGACGACCAGGCGATTTCAGTGAAAATGATCATATTTACACACGTATGGACGATCGATGCTTGGACCAGCCAGACCGTTCGATAGAGGATCGTATAGCAGAGGCACAGAAGTACCGTGATTTTATAAAAAGACAATACTGA